A genomic stretch from Desertifilum tharense IPPAS B-1220 includes:
- a CDS encoding carbohydrate ABC transporter permease: MKRSHFLQPLFYSILIAYAIITLFPFAWALSASFKPLAEIVEGGMHLIPQHFTWENYQHIFTASPLFGRWLFNSVLVAVFITSFNLLFNSMAGYALARIHFPGNNLIFALILAVLMVPGQITLIPTFLILKSLGWLNTYQGLIVPSVVNATFIFMMRQFFINFPKELEEAAALDGLNRWQTFWQIVLPLAKPALAAQAIFVFMGAWNNFLMPLMILSDPAMFTLPLGLNTFKGQYISYWNYIMAASMVFTLPALAIYAFFNRYFIHSVTFTGGK; encoded by the coding sequence ATGAAGCGATCGCACTTTCTACAACCCCTCTTTTACAGCATCCTCATCGCCTACGCCATCATTACTCTATTTCCCTTTGCTTGGGCGCTATCTGCCTCATTTAAGCCCCTTGCTGAGATTGTAGAGGGGGGGATGCATTTAATTCCTCAACACTTCACTTGGGAGAATTATCAGCACATCTTCACCGCTTCTCCCTTATTTGGACGCTGGCTATTTAATAGCGTTTTGGTTGCAGTTTTTATCACCAGTTTTAACTTGCTATTCAATTCAATGGCAGGTTATGCACTCGCCCGCATTCACTTTCCGGGAAATAACCTGATTTTTGCTTTAATTTTAGCTGTTTTAATGGTACCCGGACAAATTACGCTGATTCCTACCTTTTTAATCCTTAAATCTCTGGGCTGGCTGAATACTTATCAAGGTTTAATTGTCCCTAGCGTTGTCAACGCCACCTTCATCTTCATGATGCGTCAATTCTTCATTAACTTCCCCAAGGAACTCGAAGAAGCCGCCGCTTTGGATGGTTTAAACCGCTGGCAAACTTTTTGGCAAATTGTTCTACCTTTAGCCAAACCTGCTCTTGCTGCCCAAGCCATCTTTGTCTTTATGGGTGCTTGGAATAACTTCTTAATGCCCCTGATGATTTTATCCGATCCAGCCATGTTTACCCTACCCTTGGGATTGAATACTTTTAAAGGGCAATACATCAGTTATTGGAACTACATCATGGCGGCTTCAATGGTTTTTACCCTACCCGCCCTCGCGATTTACGCTTTCTTTAATCGTTACTTTATCCACAGCGTTACTTTCACTGGCGGGAAGTAG
- a CDS encoding carbohydrate ABC transporter permease, which translates to MFKSLIKSQQRQEAFSGYLFMFPTLLILGVFLVLPILFSIFLATHRVQILGEVSYRFVGLRNLTRSTADPRVGIALRNTLEYVLIVVPVQTILALALALILDLKIRGKSWFRVIFFMPTVTSAAVLTLIFMWIYNSNGLLNNLLEKVGLPTYNWLGDPNVALKSIMIMNIWSTAPFFMVIYLAALQDIPTYLYEAAKLDGANEMDRLWNITLPLLKPVTFFIVVMGIIGTFQLFDQSYIFSGGSGGPNNATLTFVLLIYQYAFKNLDIGYAAALALVLALIIMLVTAIQRRLFKDEKAN; encoded by the coding sequence ATGTTTAAAAGTCTCATCAAAAGTCAGCAGCGTCAAGAAGCCTTTTCTGGCTATTTATTTATGTTCCCTACCCTCCTGATTTTGGGGGTATTTCTGGTTTTACCGATTCTGTTTTCCATCTTCCTCGCCACCCATCGCGTCCAAATTCTAGGAGAGGTTAGCTATCGCTTTGTGGGCTTGCGAAATTTAACCCGCAGTACGGCAGATCCGCGCGTCGGAATTGCCCTCCGCAATACGCTGGAATATGTCTTAATTGTGGTTCCCGTTCAGACGATTTTAGCGTTAGCTTTGGCTTTGATTCTCGACCTCAAAATCAGAGGAAAAAGTTGGTTTCGCGTCATCTTCTTTATGCCAACCGTTACCTCAGCCGCCGTTTTGACTTTGATTTTTATGTGGATTTATAATTCCAACGGATTGCTGAATAATCTCTTAGAAAAGGTCGGCTTACCCACGTATAACTGGCTAGGCGATCCTAACGTTGCCTTAAAGTCAATCATGATTATGAATATTTGGTCTACCGCGCCCTTTTTTATGGTCATTTATTTAGCGGCTTTGCAAGATATCCCCACTTATTTGTACGAGGCTGCTAAGTTAGATGGGGCGAATGAAATGGATCGACTCTGGAATATTACCCTCCCCTTACTCAAGCCCGTCACCTTCTTTATTGTGGTTATGGGAATTATCGGTACCTTCCAACTGTTCGATCAATCTTATATCTTTTCTGGCGGTTCCGGCGGCCCGAATAATGCAACGCTGACCTTTGTTTTACTCATTTATCAATATGCCTTTAAGAATTTAGATATTGGCTATGCGGCGGCTTTAGCTTTAGTGTTAGCCCTGATTATTATGCTCGTTACTGCTATCCAACGTCGCTTATTTAAAGACGAAAAAGCCAACTAA
- a CDS encoding ABC transporter substrate-binding protein produces the protein MIWQSFGRWFSALLAILALTACTQTHSNEIATLSLSGWQSSPTERQALEQILREFEAQHPQIRVRFEVIADQYMDVIKTRLIGDAAPDVFFLDAFEAPLLMQHGVLEPLDRYIQPDFDLADFEPNLLNAFKLQGTIYGIPKDFSTLALFYNRRQFADANLSNPPQTWEQLRDDSRQLTLDRNRNGRIDQYGLGISPELARQKFVAQAYGGTVVDRRGYAALASRRSVRGLQLIIDQYRQDRTAATPSDVGASSGSEMFGQQRVAMVLEGPWAIPYLQETFSDLEFAIAQVPKINRRSGTMVYTTAYVMNKRTRHKEAAWELIEYLTNKTGMKAWGEAGIALPSRKSVLAQLGRDRDPLYSPFVKGASYATLWQAGENLPAILTHFNNQFVSALLGQKSLQQAMEDAQQAANREIQAQNY, from the coding sequence ATGATTTGGCAAAGCTTTGGCAGATGGTTCAGTGCATTATTAGCAATTCTGGCGCTAACCGCCTGCACTCAAACCCATTCAAACGAGATCGCCACCCTTTCCCTGAGTGGTTGGCAAAGTAGCCCCACAGAAAGGCAGGCGTTAGAACAGATTCTCCGGGAATTTGAAGCGCAACATCCCCAGATTCGAGTCAGGTTCGAGGTGATTGCTGACCAGTATATGGATGTGATTAAAACGCGCTTAATTGGCGATGCGGCCCCGGATGTATTTTTCTTGGATGCGTTTGAGGCCCCATTGCTGATGCAACATGGGGTTTTAGAACCGCTGGATCGTTATATTCAACCCGATTTTGACCTAGCCGACTTTGAACCCAATTTACTCAATGCGTTTAAGTTGCAAGGCACTATTTACGGCATTCCCAAGGACTTCTCAACCCTGGCACTCTTTTATAATCGCCGACAGTTTGCTGACGCCAACTTATCCAACCCGCCCCAAACCTGGGAACAACTCAGAGACGACTCGCGCCAACTCACCTTAGACCGCAACCGCAATGGACGCATAGACCAGTATGGCTTAGGGATTTCTCCAGAATTAGCCCGCCAAAAGTTTGTCGCCCAAGCCTACGGCGGAACGGTGGTAGACCGTCGGGGATATGCCGCCTTAGCCAGTCGCCGCAGTGTCAGAGGGTTGCAACTGATTATCGATCAATATCGTCAAGACCGAACGGCAGCCACCCCCTCGGATGTGGGGGCGAGTTCGGGAAGCGAAATGTTTGGTCAGCAGCGAGTTGCAATGGTTTTAGAAGGCCCTTGGGCGATTCCTTATTTGCAAGAGACGTTTAGCGATTTAGAGTTTGCGATCGCCCAAGTGCCAAAAATCAATCGCCGATCGGGGACAATGGTGTATACAACAGCGTATGTGATGAATAAGCGCACTCGGCATAAGGAAGCGGCTTGGGAACTGATTGAGTATTTAACCAATAAAACGGGGATGAAAGCTTGGGGAGAGGCGGGAATCGCGCTTCCGAGTCGCAAGTCGGTGTTGGCCCAATTGGGGCGCGATCGCGATCCGCTGTATAGTCCTTTTGTTAAAGGGGCAAGCTACGCCACGCTTTGGCAAGCTGGAGAAAATTTACCGGCGATTTTAACCCATTTCAATAACCAGTTTGTCAGTGCTTTACTCGGTCAAAAATCGCTTCAGCAGGCGATGGAAGATGCCCAACAAGCTGCCAACCGCGAAATTCAAGCCCAGAATTACTAA
- a CDS encoding energy-coupling factor ABC transporter permease, with protein MKKHQGFSLAMMAGLSGYLVVGSPAPAHAMHIMEGFLPVGWAIFWWVVYLPFLVWGLRSLARITRQHPETKLLLALAGAFTFVLSALKIPSVTGSCSHPTGTGLGAVLFGPAVMSVLGGLVLLFQALLLAHGGLTTLGANGVSMAVIGPFMAYGIYRLVMHLSGRQSLAIFLAAALANLLTYVVTSAQLALAFPSATGGVLAAFAKFAGIFALTQIPLAISEGLLTVLVWNWLQTYNREELQVLNLIKQES; from the coding sequence ATGAAAAAGCATCAAGGGTTCAGCCTTGCGATGATGGCAGGGTTGAGTGGTTATCTAGTTGTTGGCTCGCCCGCGCCTGCCCATGCCATGCACATTATGGAGGGCTTTCTGCCCGTCGGCTGGGCGATTTTTTGGTGGGTTGTGTATCTGCCGTTTCTGGTTTGGGGTTTGCGATCGCTCGCCCGGATTACCCGCCAGCATCCAGAAACCAAACTCTTGCTAGCACTGGCAGGAGCCTTCACCTTTGTCCTCTCCGCTTTAAAGATTCCCTCAGTGACGGGGAGTTGTTCTCACCCCACGGGAACGGGCTTAGGGGCCGTGTTATTTGGCCCCGCCGTTATGTCAGTTTTGGGCGGTCTAGTCTTACTCTTTCAGGCGCTACTCCTGGCGCATGGGGGCTTAACCACGCTGGGTGCCAATGGCGTGTCAATGGCAGTCATCGGTCCGTTCATGGCTTATGGGATCTATCGGTTAGTGATGCATTTGAGCGGCAGACAAAGCCTCGCGATCTTTCTGGCAGCCGCTTTAGCAAACCTGCTGACCTACGTTGTCACCTCCGCGCAACTGGCCCTGGCGTTTCCCTCAGCAACCGGAGGCGTGTTAGCGGCTTTTGCTAAATTTGCTGGAATTTTTGCTCTGACTCAAATTCCCCTAGCCATTAGCGAAGGGTTGCTGACGGTGTTGGTGTGGAACTGGTTGCAGACTTACAACCGAGAAGAGTTGCAAGTCCTCAATTTGATTAAGCAGGAGTCATAA